A stretch of the Xiphias gladius isolate SHS-SW01 ecotype Sanya breed wild chromosome 21, ASM1685928v1, whole genome shotgun sequence genome encodes the following:
- the LOC120807229 gene encoding elastase-1-like: MLMFLVLTSLTAMVLADLEPQPRYLENSFERVVGGEVARPNSWPWQISLQYKSGSNYNHTCGGTLIERGWVMTAAHCVASRRTWRVVLGEHDLYSYSGREQIMDVSHVYIHPKWDSRRVSNGYDIALLRLSSEATLNSYVQLGSLPPSGQILPHNNLCYITGWGHTSTGGSLSAKLKQAQLPVVDHKTCSSSGWWGSTVKTTMVCAGGGAKSGCNGDSGGPLNCLVDGKYYVHGIASFVSSLGCNAPKKPTVFTRVSAYIEWIDSVSTSDMYIFDK, translated from the exons ATGCTCATGTTTCTGGTGTTGACAAGTCTCACAGCCATGG TGCTGGCTGACCTGGAGCCCCAGCCCAGGTATCTGGAAAACAGCTTTGAAAGGGTTGTAGGAGGGGAGGTAGCCAGACCCAACTCCTGGCCCTGGCAG ATCTCTCTTCAGTACAAATCTGGCAGCAACTACAACCACACCTGTGGAGGAACCCTGATTGAGAGAGGCTGGGTCATGACCGCTGCTCACTGTGTGGCCAG cagaAGGACGTGGCGTGTCGTTCTTGGTGAACATGACCTGTACAGCTACAGTGGCAGAGAGCAGATCATGGACGTCAGCCATGTTTACATCCATCCTAAATGGGACTCCAGGAGAGTGTCTAATGG GTACGACATTGCCCTGCTGCGTCTGTCCTCTGAAGCCACCCTGAACTCCTACGTCCAGCTGggctctctgcctccctccgGCCAGATTCTGCCCCACAACAACCTCTGCTACATCACCGGATGGGGACACACCTCTA CTGGCGGCAGCCTGTCTGCAAAGCTCAAGCAGGCACAGCTTCCTGTGGTCGACCACAAGACCTGCTCCAGCTCTGGCTGGTGGGGCAGCACTGTCAAGACCACCATGGTGTGTGCCGGTGGTGGTGCTAAGTCTGGATGCAAT GGTGACTCTGGTGGCCCTCTGAACTGCCTGGTTGACGGGAAATACTACGTCCATGGTATTGCCAGCTTTGTGTCCAGTTTGGGATGTAATGCTCCCAAGAAACCCACTGTCTTCACCCGCGTGTCTGCCTACATTGAATGGATAGACTCGGTTAGTACGAGtgatatgtacatttttgataAGTGA
- the LOC120783161 gene encoding elastase-1-like isoform X1, with protein sequence MRVFLLFTALTATALADLELQSSYTDSSTAGRVVGGEEVPYHSSWPWQVSLQYYSDGSYHHFCGGTLIRRGWVMTAAHCVYSSRSLRVVLGALFLYQNHGTEQYRSVINIYIHPEWNNHSISSGNDIALLQLSSEVSLTSYVNLASLPPFGEILPHYNLCYITGYGRISTGGSMSARMRQAYLPIVDHQTCTSSGWWGSTIKTTMICAGGGARSGCNGDFGGPLSCQVNNSWYVHGIASFVSGMGCNAPQKPTVFTRVSAYITWMNSVMNNG encoded by the exons ATGCGCGTGTTTCTGCTGTTCACTGCTCTCACAGCCACAG CGCTGGCTGACTTGGAGCTTCAGTCTAGCTACACAGACAGCAGCACTGCAGGAAGAGTGGTGGGAGGGGAAGAAGTGCCTTATCACAGCTCCTGGCCCTGGCAG GTTTCTCTTCAGTACTACTCAGATGGATCCTATCACCATTTCTGTGGAGGAACGCTGATCAGGAGAGGATGGGTCATGACCGCTGCTCATTGTGTTTACAG TTCCAGGTCTCTGCGTGTTGTGCTCGGTGCACTTTTCCTATACCAGAATCATGGGACAGAGCAATACAGGAGTGTCATCAACATTTATATCCATCCTGAATGGAACAATCACAGCATCTCCTCTGG tAATGACATCGCCCTATTGCAGCTGTCTTCTGAGGTCTCCTTGACCTCTTACGTAAACCTGgcctctctgcctccttttgGTGAGATCCTGCCCCACTACAACCTCTGCTACATCACTGGATATGGACGTATCTCCA CTGGCGGAAGCATGTCTGCCAGGATGAGACAGGCCTACCTCCCTATTGTTGACCACCAGACCTGCACCAGCTCTGGCTGGTGGGGCAGCACCATCAAGACCACCATGATCTGTGCTGGCGGAGGAGCTCGGTCAGGATGCAAT GGTGACTTTGGTGGCCCACTTAGCTGCCAAGTTAACAACAGTTGGTATGTCCATGGTATAGCCAGCTTTGTGTCTGGTATGGGATGCAACGCTCCCCAGAAGCCCACTGTCTTCACCCGCGTTTCTGCCTACATAACATGGATGAACTCG GTCATGAACAATGGTTGA
- the LOC120783161 gene encoding elastase-1-like isoform X2, translated as MSQVSLQYYSDGSYHHFCGGTLIRRGWVMTAAHCVYSSRSLRVVLGALFLYQNHGTEQYRSVINIYIHPEWNNHSISSGNDIALLQLSSEVSLTSYVNLASLPPFGEILPHYNLCYITGYGRISTGGSMSARMRQAYLPIVDHQTCTSSGWWGSTIKTTMICAGGGARSGCNGDFGGPLSCQVNNSWYVHGIASFVSGMGCNAPQKPTVFTRVSAYITWMNSVMNNG; from the exons ATGTCTCAG GTTTCTCTTCAGTACTACTCAGATGGATCCTATCACCATTTCTGTGGAGGAACGCTGATCAGGAGAGGATGGGTCATGACCGCTGCTCATTGTGTTTACAG TTCCAGGTCTCTGCGTGTTGTGCTCGGTGCACTTTTCCTATACCAGAATCATGGGACAGAGCAATACAGGAGTGTCATCAACATTTATATCCATCCTGAATGGAACAATCACAGCATCTCCTCTGG tAATGACATCGCCCTATTGCAGCTGTCTTCTGAGGTCTCCTTGACCTCTTACGTAAACCTGgcctctctgcctccttttgGTGAGATCCTGCCCCACTACAACCTCTGCTACATCACTGGATATGGACGTATCTCCA CTGGCGGAAGCATGTCTGCCAGGATGAGACAGGCCTACCTCCCTATTGTTGACCACCAGACCTGCACCAGCTCTGGCTGGTGGGGCAGCACCATCAAGACCACCATGATCTGTGCTGGCGGAGGAGCTCGGTCAGGATGCAAT GGTGACTTTGGTGGCCCACTTAGCTGCCAAGTTAACAACAGTTGGTATGTCCATGGTATAGCCAGCTTTGTGTCTGGTATGGGATGCAACGCTCCCCAGAAGCCCACTGTCTTCACCCGCGTTTCTGCCTACATAACATGGATGAACTCG GTCATGAACAATGGTTGA
- the LOC120807565 gene encoding elastase-1-like produces MLRFLVLTSLAALVLAELEPQPRYLEDGSAEERVVGGEVAKPNSWPWQISLQYKSGSNYYHTCGGTLIGRGWVMTAAHCVDRSRTWRVVLGDHNIHSHEGREQYMSVSRVYIHPRWNSNNVAGGWDIALLRLSSDASLNNYVQLGALPPSGQVLPHNNRCYITGWGRTRTGGQLSAKLKQAYLPVVDHKTCSSYGWWGSTVKDSMVCAGGGSDSGCQGDSGGPLNCSVNGKWVVHGVTSFVSSSGCNAYRKPTVFTRVSAYISWMNGVSI; encoded by the exons ATGCTCAGGTTTCTTGTGTTGACGTCTCTCGCAGCCCTCG TGCTGGCTGAGCTGGAGCCCCAGCCCAGGTACCTGGAGGACGGCAGTGCTGAGGAGAGAGTTGTGGGAGGTGAAGTGGCCAAACCCAACTCCTGGCCCTGGCAG ATCTCTCTTCAGTACAAATCTGGCAGCAACTACTACCACACCTGTGGAGGAACACTGATCGGGAGAGGCTGGGTCATGACCGCTGCTCACTGCGTGGACCG CTCCCGGACGTGGCGCGTTGTTCTTGGAGATCACAACATCCACTCCCACGAGGGCAGAGAGCAGTACATGAGTGTGAGCCGCGTCTACATCCACCCCCGTTGGAACTCCAACAATGTTGCTGGAGG GTGGGACATTGCTCTCCTGCGTCTGTCCTCTGATGCTTCTCTGAATAACTACGTCCAGCTCGGCGCCCTGCCTCCCTCTGGTCAGGTCCTGCCCCACAACAACCGCTGCTACATCACCGGATGGGGACGCACCCGGA CCGGAGGTCAGCTGTCTGCAAAGCTCAAGCAGGCGTACTTGCCTGTGGTTGACCACAAGACCTGCTCTAGCTACGGATGGTGGGGCAGCACTGTGAAGGATTCCATGGTCTGTGCTGGTGGCGGCAGCGACTCCGGTTGCCAG GGTGACTCCGGTGGCCCCCTGAACTGCAGTGTCAACGGCAAATGGGTCGTCCACGGAGTGACCAGCTTCGTGTCCTCCTCTGGCTGCAACGCCTACAGGAAGCCCACCGTCTTCACCCGTGTCTCTGCCTATATCAGCTGGATGAACGGCGTCAGTATTTAA